GAGCGCCGAGGTCACGGTGTCGGCGGTCTCGCGGCTGACCGCCTGCTTCCCGATCCGCTCGGGCAGGTCGACCGTACGGTCCTTGTGCCGGGCGGACTTCAGGATCGACGGCGTGACCTTCTCGCCGTGGTTGTCGAGCGTCGCGTACACGCCCGCCATGTCCCAGGTGGACGCCTCCATCGTGCCGAGCGTGATCGCGGGCCGCTCGGGGAAGTTCTTGTCCCGCATGCCCAGGTCCAGCGCGGTCTTCTTCACCTTCGCCGGGCCGACGTCCACGACCAGCTGCGCGAAGACCGAGTTGACCGAGTTGTTGGCCGCCTGCTGGACGGTGATGTCGCCGTAGTCCCGGTCGTCCTCGTTCTGCGGCTTGAAGGGCGTGTCGCTGCCGACGACCGGCCGCCTGCTCGTCCCGTCGTAGATCGTCCGGAGCCCGATCGGGTCGCCGTCCTGGGTCTTCGACCCGTTCTCCAGCGCGGAGGCGAGCACGACCGGCTTGAAGGTGGAGGCGGGCTGGTAGTCGGTGCGCGTCGCGTTGTTGATCCAGTGCTCGGTGGCGCCGACCCCGCCGTAGAGCGCGACGACCGCGCCGGTCTTGGGGTTCACCGAGGTGGCGCCCGCCTGCACGGTCGCGTCGACCTTGTTCTTCTCGCGGTTCAGCTTGGACTCCAGCTGCTTGTCGACGGCCTCGACCAGTTCCTTCTGGTGCTTCCTGTCGACGCTGAGCGTGATCGTCCAGCCGCCGGCGTCGATGGCGGCCTTGTCGACGCCCTGCCGCTCCAGCTCGCTGTTGGCGGCCTCGACGAGATACCCGGCCTGGCCCTCGGCGCCCGGCGCGGGCTTGGGCTTCCCCGGTACCGGGAACTTCATCCCGGTGCGCTCCGAGGCGGCCAGCCAGCTCTGCCCGACCATGTTGTCCAGGACGTAGTTCCAGCGCGCGGTGACGAGCCGCTTGCCGGTCGGCGTGGCCTGCGCCCAGTCGTACTGGTTGGGGGCCTGGAGGAGCGCCGCGAGATACGCGCCCTGCGCGACGTTCAGCTTCGCGGCGTCGACGCCGTAGTACGCCTGGGCCGCCGCCTGGATGCCGTACGCGCCCCGCCCGTAGTAGCTGGTGTTCAGATAGCCGGCGAGGATCTCGTTCTTGTCCATCCGCTGGTCGACCTTGAGCGAGATCACCAGTTCCTTGAGCTTGCGGGTGACCGTCTGGTCCTGGCTCAGGTAGTAGTTCTTCACGTACTGCTGCGTGATGGTCGAGCCGCCCTGCTTGCCCTTGCCCGAGACGGTGTTCATCAGGCCGCGGGCGGTGCCCTTGAAGTCGACGCCGGAGTCCCGGTAGAAGGTCTTGTTCTCGGCGGCGACGAAGGCCCGCTGGACGTCCCTGGGGACCTTCTCCAGGCCGACGATCTCGCGGTTGATCTCGCCGGTCCGCGCCAGGACCGTGCCGTCGGCGTACTTGTAGACGTTGCTCTGCATCTCGGCCTGCGCGTTGGCCGTCGGCACCGGGACCAGGAAATAGATCACCACGAACGCGCCCATGCCGAGCAGGCACAGCCCCAGGAACGTACCGAGCAGCTTCTTCAGCGTGAAGAAGCCGCGTATGCCCCCGGTCTGCCTCTTCGCCCGGCGCGCTCCACGCCGCCGGGCCCCTCGCGCTTCCGCTCGGCCCATCGCTCCGCCGCTCCGCTCTCCGGTCTGGGGTTCGTCCCGCCGGACCGCGTCCATGTGTCTCAGTTGCCGGATTCACCGGAATCACCGGAATCAGCTCAGAAAGCTAACACCGTCCCCTGTGACAAACAGCCCCGATCTGGTCGTATCCGACGTGACAATCAGCACCTGTCTCACCGGAACCGACTCATGAGAGGGGCGGAGGGTTGCGAAACGCGTTAATGTGTAATCACAATGATAGCGGCGCCGAGTGGCGCCGCCGTACGACGAACGGGGACCCCTCATGTCCAGGACCAGCACTCCACTCGTGGACGACCTGCCCGAGATGCCGCCGCCGCGGGTCCGGGAGTTCCAGGCCCGCAGCATCGGCGGCGGTCTCGCGCTGCTGCTCGGACTCGTCGGCCTGATCGGCGGGGTCGCCCTCGTCGTGACCGGCGCGACCCTCGGCTCGACCGCCGCGAAGGTGGCGCTGATCGTGCTGGGCGTGCTGCTCGCGATCGCCGCGACCTTCGCCATGTGCGGGCTGAACATGGTGGCGCCGGGCGAGGCCCGCGTCGTCCAGCTCTTCGGCCGCTACCGGGGCACGATCCGGACCGACGGGCTGCGCTGGGTGAACCCGCTCACCTCGCGCGCCAAGATCTCGACCCGGGTACGGAACCACGAGACCGCCGTCCTCAAGGTCAACGACGCCTACGGCAACCCGATCGAACTGGCCGCCGTCGTCGTCTGGCGGGTCGAGGACACCGCGCAGGCGCTGTTCGAGGTGGACGACTTCCTGGAGTTCGTCTCCACCCAGACCGAGGCCGCCGTCCGGCACATCGCCATCGAGTACCCGTACGACGCCCACGACGAGGACGGGCTCTCCCTGCGCGGCAACGCCGAGGAGATCACCGAGAAGCTCGCCGTCGAACTGCACGCCCGGGTCGAGGCGGCCGGTGTGCACATCATCGAGTCACGCTTCACCCACCTCGCGTACGCTCCGGAGATCGCCTCGGCGATGCTCCAGCGCCAGCAGGCGGGCGCGGTCGTGGCGGCCCGCCGGCTGATCGTGGACGGCGCCGTCGGCATGGTCGAGGCGGCACTGACCCGGCTCACCGAGCAGGACATCGTCGAACTGGACTCCGAGCGGAAGGCGGCGATGGTCAGCAACCTGCTGGTCGTACTCTGCGGCGACCGGGCGGCCCAGCCGGTCGTGAACACGGGCACCCTCTACCAGTGACGGAACGGAAGCAGGTCCTCCTGCGCCTGGACCCGGCGGTGTACGACGCCCTGGCACGCTGGGCGTCCGACGAACTGCGCAGCGCCAACGCGCAGATCGAGTTCCTGCTCCGCCGGGCCCTGGCGGAGGCGGGCCGGCTCCCGGGCGACGCGCGGCCGATCCCGCGCCGGGGCCGCCCGCCGAAGGCGGCGCGGCCGGCGGACGCCCCGGAGCGGGCCGATCCCGGGAACGGTCCCGGCACCGGTGTCCGCGACACCCCCGGCACACCTGACACAACCCACGGACCCCGGCCGGACCGACCCGAGCCGACCTGAACCGATCCGGCCCGGCCGACACCCCCTCAAGGAGAGATTCCGATGTCACTCGACGCACTGAAGGCCGCACTGCCCGAGTACGCGCGGGACCTGCGCCGCAATCTCGACGCGGTGACCGAACAGGACGGGCTCTCCGAACAGCGGCTCTGGGGCACGCTCCTGGCCTGCGCGATCGCCGCCCGCTCCGCACGCGTGCTGCGCGAGGTCGCGCCCGAGGCCGGGGCCCGCCTCTCCGCCGACGCGTTCACGGCGGCGAAGTCGGCCGCCGCCCTGATGGCGGTGAGCAACGTGTTCCACCGGACCCGGCATCTGCTCTCGGACCCCGCGTACGGCGAACTCCGCACGGGTCTGCGGATGACGGCCCGCGCCCATCCCGACGTCCCGAAGGCCGACGTCGAGTTCTGGTCGTTCGCGGTGTCTGCGGTCAACGCCTGCGGTCTCTGCCTCGACGCGCACGAACGGGTGCTCAGCGGACTGGGGGTGGAGCGCGCGACCGTCCAGGAAGCCATCAAGATCGCGGCCGTGATCGAGGCCGTGGGGACGACGCTCGACGCCGAGGCCGTGATGAACGGTTCCGGCGGCGCCTGAGACCACCACCGCCGACGGCGGGGCCGCGCTCACCGTGCGTTCTTCAGCCGCTCCATCAGCGCCAGCATGTCCTCGACCAGCACGGGTTCCAGCCTGCCGAAATGCAGCAGCGCCTGCTGGTCGAGGTCGAGACCACTGCCCGCCCCGTTCCCGTCGTCGCCCTTGCCGTCCTCGTCGTCGTCATACGTGACGACCTGGCCCACGGTGAGCGAGAACACCGCCTGTCCGTCGAGGACCCACAGCACGGGGATGTCGTCACCGGGCCGGCCCACCAGATACGCGCGCTCCCCCACCCCGTTGACGAGCTTCAGGGTCTGCTCCCCCGCCCCCTGGTCGGCCGGGTGGATCAGGGACGCGTCGAACTGCGGTCCCGGATCGGTCTTCTTGTGCAGGGAGTACGTGATCTCGGCGTACGCCCCCACGCTCGGCCCCCGGTGGCCCTTCGGCTCCCAGGGCCGCTGCGGCACCAGGTTGACCGTGCAGACGGCCTGGTCGAGCGTGACGTCCTCGTCCGTCGCCGCGAAGGGGTCCCGCTTCGCGCCGATGCGGGAGGTCAGCGCCGGGAGTTCGGCGTCGACACACAGATTGCGGCTGACCCCGTATCCCTGGAAATCCGGTCCCGCCCGGTTGTACGCCCACAGGCCGCCCGCCCACCCGGCGGACGCGAGCAGCACCCCGGCCAGCCCCCACACCCAGGGGCTGCGGCGCAGGGACACCCCTCCGACCAGGGAACTCCCCTCGAAGTCCACCGTCTCGGGCTCGTGGTCGAGTCCCTGGCCGAGTACCGGACCGGGCCCGTGGCCGTCGCCCCGTCTCGGAGCCGGGACCGCTGCCGGGAGCTCGCCCTCCAGTTCCGGTTCGGAGATCATTCCTTGCCGCTTCGGGGTTCGGCGGGCGGTATGCCGGAGCCGGAGGTGTCCTGGCCGGCGTCGGACACGTCGGGCGCCTCCGGAGCGGGCGGGACCGGCGGCGCCGGGGGTGCGGCGGGCGGGCTCGGCGCCGGGATCGGCGCGGCAGGCGCGGGCGCGGGGACGGGCGCCGTCGTACCGTGCGGCACCGGCCCGTCCCGCCGCGTCAGGTCCTGGCTGTACGCGCGCAGATAACCGACCACGGTGTTGGTGACGGCGACCAGCGGCACCGCCACCACCGCCCCGCCGATCCCGGCGACCAGGCCGCCGGTCGCCACCGCCAGCACCACGGCCAGCGGATGCACCCGCACCGCGCGGCCGAGGATGAACGGCTGGAGGATGTGGCCCTCGATCTGCTGCACGGCCAGGACGACGACCAGCACCATCAGCGCCGTGAACACGCCCTCGGTGACCAGCGCGACGACCACGGCGAGCGCGCCCGAGATCACCGCGCCGACCAGCGGGATGAACGCGCCGAGGAAGATGAAGACGGCGAGCGGCACCGCCAGCGGCACATCGAGGAAGTAGATCCCGAGGCCGATGAAGACCGCGTCGATCAGCGCCACGATCAACGTGCCGCGTACGTACGCCGTCAGGGTGCGCCAGGCGCGCGGCCCCGCCCCGGCGAGTCCCGGACGGGCGGCGGCGGGCGCCAGCTTGAGCGACCACTCCCAGATCCGCCGGCCGTCGTAGAGCAGGAAGAGGGTGGAGAAGACCGCGAGCAGGACGCCGGTCAGCAACTCGACCACCACGGTGACACCTTGGATACCGGCGGAGGTGATCTCCTCGGTGTTGGTGCCGACCGCGTCGCTGAGGCTCTTCGCGAGATCGTTGATCTGCTGCTCGGTGACATGGAACGGGCCGTTGAGCAGCCAGCGTTTGAGTTCGTCGATGCCGTCGGTGACGCGGGCGGAGAGGACGTCGATGTTCTCCACGACCTGCCAGACCACGAACCAGCCGATGAGGCCCATGACGACGAAGCCGGCGACGGCCGTCAGTGCGGTGGCCAGTCCGCGCGGCAGTCCCCACGACCGCAGCCGGGCGACGGTGGGCTGGAGGAGCGCGGTGACGAGGAGCGCGCCGACGAAGGCCAGCACCACGAGTTCGACGGCGCTGATGATCTTCATCAGCACCCAGATCATGGCGGCCAGTACGAGCAGCCGCCAGGCGGCCTCGGCGGCGACCCGCATGCCCCAGGGAATGGCGGCGGTCGGCTCCGGTTTGGCCGCGACGGTGGGCGCGTAGTCCGGCGGGGCCGGCACGCTGTCCCGTACGGCACCGCCCACCGGCGCGTCGTCCGCCGTGGCCTCGGCCCGGCGCTCCCCCAACCTCTCGCCGAGCTGTGTCAGTTCGGCTCCGACCCGGCCCAGCCACCCCGGCAGTTTCGACATACTGATCCTTCTTCCCCGGAGTCGTGCATCTGACCGTACACGCGTGAAGCCCCTCACCGTAGGACGGAGAGGGGCTTCCCGGGGTTGAGCGGAGCAGCGTGGCGAACCGGGCCGGTCAGGTCCGGGGCCGGCCTAGTACCAGTTGTTGGCCTGCCAGAACTCCCAGGCACCGCACGGGCTCTGGTAGCGGTTGTCCATGTAGCTCAGGCCCCACTTGATCTGGGTGGCCGGGTTGGTGCGCCAGTCGGAGCCCGCGGACGACATCTTGGAGGCGGGCAGCGCCTGCATGAGTCCGTACGCCCCCGAGGAGGGGTTCTCGGCCTGGTAGTTCCAGGTGGACTCGTGGTTCACGATATTGCTGAAGCACTGGAACTGGTCGGCGGGGACCATCTGCCGGGCCATCGCCTGTACGTCGGCGACGGAGTACGAGCTCTGCACCGCGAACGAGGCCGACTCGCGCGTCTCCGAGCGGCTGGCGCGCTCCTCGGCCAGCTTCGCGTCGCGCTCCTTCTCCGCCTTGTCCTCGGCGGCTTCCTTCTTCGCCTTGGCGTCCTTGGCGGCCTGAATACGAGCCGATTCCTCGGCGGACTTCTTCGCCGCGGCGTCGGCGGCGCTGGCCTGCACGTCGGCCTGCTGCGTCAGAGACGCGGTCTGGACCTGGGCGTGCTGACCCGCGGGGATGTCTGCGAGGAGTGTCGTGTCAGCTGCGATCGCCTCGAAATTGTCGTCCGAGGTCTGGGGGGTGCCCGAAGCCACACCCACGACTGCGCCGACGGTGGTGACCGCTGTAGCTGATGCCACGGCGAATCCCCGGACCGAGATCCGGCTCACACGGTTTTCCTTCCAGCAGCGTCCGCGTACGTGACCTCGCGGATGCAATCGTGCCCCTGACACTGGTCTCCGTACCGCATGTCACGGGAGACACGGACCCGTCGGCAACTCCCTTGACGGGAGTAGCCGGATGAAGCACGGGCGGCATACGACGTCGACTGTGGAGTTGTGGTGGTGCGGCATCCCTGAATGATGCGTGGGGTGTCGTATGCGGGGCCTGACGGAAGCAAGACTCTGCCGGACGCCGACGCCGCAAGGCAATTCTTCGTTGCGTGGGATAGCTCACACCCCGTTTGCCACATCAGTTTCACGGAAATGGCGGCGCGGCACGGCGCCGCCCGGCTAGGCTCCTTGGGCCTCTCCGGGCGGCGCCAACCACCGCATTCAGGGGGAGAACTAACCTTCCTCCAGCATTTCGGTCACGAGCGCGGCGATCGGCGAGCGCTCGGAGCGGTTGAGGGTGACATGCGCGAACAGCGGATGCCCCTTGAGTTTCTCGACCACGGCGACCACTCCGTCGTACCGGCCCACCCGCAGGTTGTCGCGCTGCGCCACGTCGTGGGTCAGCACCACACGGGAGTTGGCCCCGATCCTGGACAGCACGGTCAGCAGGACGTTCCGCTCCAGTGACTGGGCCTCGTCCACGATGACGAACGCGTCGTGCAGCGACCGTCCCCGGATGTGCGTCAGCGGCAGCACTTCGAGCATGCCGCGCCCCAGCACCTCCTCGATGACCTCACGGCCGGCGACGGCCGACAGGGTGTCGAAGACCGCCTGCGCCCACGGGCTCATCTTCTCGGCCTCGGTGCCCGGCAGATAGCCCAGCTCCTGCCCGCCGACCGCGTACAGCGGCCGGAAGACCATCACCTTCTTGTGCTGGCGTCGCTCCAGCACCGCCTCCAGTCCCGCACACAGCGCCAGTGCCGACTTGCCGGTGCCCGCCCGGCCGCCCATCGAGATGATGCCGATCTCCGGGTCGAGGAGCAGGTCGAGCGCGATGCGCTGCTCGGCGCTGCGGCCGTGGATGCCGAAGGCCTCCCGGTCGCCCCGCACCAGCCGGACATTGCCCTCGGGCGTGATCCGGCCGAGGGCCTTGCCCCGGTCGGACTGGAGGACGAGCCCGGTGTGCACCGGCAGGTCGCTCAGCTCCGGCACGTACAGCGTCTCCTCGGAGAAGAGGAGATCGACCTGTTCGGCCGAGAGCGCCATCTCGCTCATTCCGGTCCAGCCGGAATCGGTGATGGCGAGCTCGGCGCGGTACTCCTCGGCGAGGAGACCGACCGACGACGCCTTGATGCGCAGCGGCAGGTCCTTGGAGACGACGGTGACGTCGTACCCCTCGGCCTGGAGATTGCGCGCCACCGCGAGGATCCGCGAGTCGTTGTCCCCCAGTCGGAAGCCGGCGGGAAGGACACCGGGATCGGAGTGGTTGAGCTCGACGCGCAGCGATCCGCCCAGGTCGCCCAGCGGAATGGGGGCGTCGAGGCGGCCGTACCGGACGCGGAAGTCGTCGAGCAGGCGCAGGGCCTGCCGGGCGAAGTATCCGAGCTCCGGATGGTGCCTCTTGGCCTCCAGCTCCGTGATCACCACGATCGGCAGCACGACTTCGTGCTCGTCGAAGCGAAGCATGGCGTTGGGATCGGCCAGCAGGACGCTGGTGTCGAGAACATAGGTGCGCCTGTCGGGCATGCGGCGCTTTGTGCTTGTCACCACGGAAGGACATACCCCCTCGGACGAGGTCGGGATGCGACGGCGTCACGGGCTGTGGTCGCCCGCCTGGCGGCGGACGGCGGACCGGACTCGGGCCCAAGTGCGCGGGCCGAGGACCGGCCCTCCACGGCGCCCGTACGCGTCACCGTACGTTCGACCTGGTGCAAAGGGCCTCCCGGGCGGACGGCTGGGCCGACCGCTGAGATTCGACGCCCGCCGTCATCGCTGACGGTTCTGCTCGGACGTCGACCTGGAGGAGATATTCCCTCGAACGCCCGCCGCCATGCCACGGCATATGACGGACAGCGGGTGAACCTCGGACGACGGGGCGGCCCGCCGGGCGCGGACACCGCCCGGGAGGGGTCGCCGGGCGGATTCCGGGGAGGGGTATCGGAGGGCTTGGGGGGCGGGGGCTCAGGCGCCGTAGCGCCGGTGGCGCGCCGCGTAGTCGCGCAGCGCCCGCAGGAAGTCGACCTTGCGGAAAGCCGGCCAGAAGACTTCGCAGAAGTAGTACTCCGAATGGGCGCTCTGCCAGAGCATGAAGCCCGAGAGCCGCGTCTCGCCGCTCGTCCTGATCACCAGGTCGGGGTCGGGCTGGCCGCGGGTGTAGAGGTGGGAGGCGATGAGGTCGGTGTCGACGATCTCGGCCAGCTCCTCGAAGGAGGTGCCCTTGCTCGCGTGGTCCAGGAGCATGGAGCGGACGGCGTCGGCGATCTCCTGCCGGCCGCCGTAGCCGACGGCGACGTTGACCAGTATCCCGGTGTTGCCGTCCGTGGCCTGCTCGGCCTCCTTCAGGACGGTCTGCGTACGGTCGGGGAGCAGGTCCATCGTGCCGACGTGGTGGACGCGCCAGCGGCCGTCGGCGGCGAGGTCGCGCACGGCGTTCTCGATGATGCCGAGGAGCGGGATCAGTTCCTCGTCGGGGCGCTCGAAGTTGTCCGTGGACAGCAGCCACAGGGTGACCACCTCGACGTCCGTCTCGTCGCACCAGCCGAGAAGCTCCTGGATCTTGCTGGCGCCCGCCTTGTGGCCCTGTTCCGTCGTACCGCCGGATGCCTTGGCCCAGCGGCGGTTCCCGTCGAGGACGACACCGATGTGCTTGGGCAGCACCTGGGTGTGGTCGAGGCGCCTTTCCACCCGGCGTGCGTAAAGCCTGTACACCAGGTCGCGCAAGTTCACTGAGTCCACCTCTCGATGTCTGAACGGGGACCGCCCGCCGGGCGGACCGCGGGGCCACCCGTTCGTCACAGGAAGGGCCGTCCGCGGGAAAAGGAGAAGAGGGGACAGCCATCGGCACCCGGAGCCGTCACATTACTGCGCCGACGGCGAGACGGCCCAACCCGGTCTGTCACAAGTCCGTGATAGGGAAGGACGCGTGACTCAATTCCCCTCGTACCCCGCCGCCGGCGACCGGTACGACTCCATGGAGTACCGGCGCAGCGGACGCAGCGGTCTCAAGCTGCCCGCGCTCTCCCTCGGCCTCTGGCACAACTTCGGCGACGACCGGAGTCTCGACACGCAGCGCGCGATCCTGCGCCGCGCCTTCGACCTCGGTGTCACCCACTTCGACCTGGCGAACAACTACGGCCCGCCGCCCGGGTCCGCCGAGCTGAACTTCGGCAAGCTCTTCGCGCAGGACTTCGCGCCCTACCGGGACGAGTTGATCGTCTCGACCAAGGCGGGGTACGAGATGCACCCGGGTCCGTACGGCGAGTGGGGTTCCCGCAAGTACCTGCTGTCGTCGCTGGACGCCTCGCTGACGCGCATGGGCCTCGACCATGTCGACATCTTCTACTCGCACCGCTTCGACCCGGACACGCCTCTTGAGGAGACGATGGGCGCGCTGGCGTCGGCGGTGCGGCAGGGCAAGGCGCTGTACGTGGGTGTGTCGTCGTACAACGCGGAGCAGACCGCCGAGGCGGCCCGGCTGTTGAGGGAGATGGGCGTTCCGGCGCTCATCCACCAGCCGTCGTACTCGATGATCAACCGCTGGATCGAGGACGACGGGCTGCTCGACGCGCTGGAGTCGGCCGGGATGGGCTGTATCTCCTTCGTACCGCTGGCGCAGGGGCTGCTGACGAACAAGTACCTCCACGGCATTCCGGAGGGGTCCCGGGCCACCCAGGGCAAGTCCCTGGACCCGGATCTGCTGTCGGACGAGGTGGTGCGGCGGCTGAACGGGCTGAACGAGATCGCGGGGCGGCGCGGGCAGTCGCTGGCGCAGCTGGCGATCAGCTGGGTGCTGCGCGACAAGCGGATGACGTCGGCGCTGATCGGCGCGTCAAGCGTGAAGCAGCTGGACGAGAATGTCGCGGCGCTGTCCGGGGCGCCGCTGTCGGCCGAGGAGCTGACGGAGATCGACACGTTCGCGGTGGACACCGAGGGCACCAACATCTGGGCCGGACGGGGCTGATCACGGTCCTGGCGGGGCTGGTCGCACGGTTCTCGGGCCCGGCCGGGAAAGCTGTCCGGTGACGACGTGGGCCGGGGAGCGGGACGGGAACAGAAAACGGGCCGGTCCGTGGGGGGGGATACGGACCGGCCCGAGGGGGGGTTTCCACCATAACCCTTCGTAAGTGGTGCTGCGTGCCACACACGCCCGTCGTTACGCTCCGGAGTTTCCTGATTGCCGCGCCCGCGAGGGAAAGTCGCTGGACAGCGGGTTGGCGGCGCCCTCCGGCCCGTTTGAGTGGCGAGAAGTCGCCACTCAATGGGGGCGTCGGCGAGTCCCGTGCTGGGCGCCGGCGTGACGCCCCCGGCGATCCGGGGGCGCGCGGCGGCGTTCAGCGCGGTCTGACCGCCTCTACGAGGAAGCGGGTCGTGGTGGCGGTGAACGGGCCCTCGGTCGCGATGCGGCGGTGCAGGGCGGCGAGCCGGTCCCGGTACCGGTCGACGGTGAAGCCGGGCACCATCCAGATCACCTTCCGCAGGAAGTACACGACGGCGCCGATGTCGTGGAACTCGGTGCGCAGCGAAGCGGTCCGCAGGTCCACGACATCGAGCCCGGCCGCCTCGGCCGCCTTCCTCGCCCGTTCGGGGTCGCGCGCGCCACGGGCGCCGGCCGGCTGCGGCCCGAGGAACCACTCGACCAGTTCGAAGACGCTCGCCGGGCCGACCTCCTGGGAGAAGTAGGTGCCGCCGGGCCGCAGCACCCGGGCGACCTCGGTCCACCGCACGCGCACCGGGTGGCGGCTGACGACCAGGTCGAACGCGGCGTCGGCGAAGGGCAGCGGTGCGTCGTGGGCCGCCACGACGGCCGCGCCGCGCGGGCGCAGGAGCGCGGCGGCGCGGGCGACGTTCGGCGGCCAGGA
Above is a window of Streptomyces sp. NBC_01498 DNA encoding:
- a CDS encoding transglycosylase domain-containing protein, with the protein product MGRAEARGARRRGARRAKRQTGGIRGFFTLKKLLGTFLGLCLLGMGAFVVIYFLVPVPTANAQAEMQSNVYKYADGTVLARTGEINREIVGLEKVPRDVQRAFVAAENKTFYRDSGVDFKGTARGLMNTVSGKGKQGGSTITQQYVKNYYLSQDQTVTRKLKELVISLKVDQRMDKNEILAGYLNTSYYGRGAYGIQAAAQAYYGVDAAKLNVAQGAYLAALLQAPNQYDWAQATPTGKRLVTARWNYVLDNMVGQSWLAASERTGMKFPVPGKPKPAPGAEGQAGYLVEAANSELERQGVDKAAIDAGGWTITLSVDRKHQKELVEAVDKQLESKLNREKNKVDATVQAGATSVNPKTGAVVALYGGVGATEHWINNATRTDYQPASTFKPVVLASALENGSKTQDGDPIGLRTIYDGTSRRPVVGSDTPFKPQNEDDRDYGDITVQQAANNSVNSVFAQLVVDVGPAKVKKTALDLGMRDKNFPERPAITLGTMEASTWDMAGVYATLDNHGEKVTPSILKSARHKDRTVDLPERIGKQAVSRETADTVTSALTGVVKNGTAHEASTDAYEAAAKTGTSEDNKSAWFAGYTPELTTVVALFGESTKEGGGQVTLTGTANSGRANGGGFPARIWADYTLDALGGGSDASFDLQVAEDTYTPPPPPPTPSQKPPEDEESSPPPGEPDPGGSPSDPPVSEPPPSSEPPAPPPEPGADSGGGGDTGGTDGGADNGGTGSGGGGGDDGGGGGDDRPPGFSPWSP
- a CDS encoding SPFH domain-containing protein — its product is MSRTSTPLVDDLPEMPPPRVREFQARSIGGGLALLLGLVGLIGGVALVVTGATLGSTAAKVALIVLGVLLAIAATFAMCGLNMVAPGEARVVQLFGRYRGTIRTDGLRWVNPLTSRAKISTRVRNHETAVLKVNDAYGNPIELAAVVVWRVEDTAQALFEVDDFLEFVSTQTEAAVRHIAIEYPYDAHDEDGLSLRGNAEEITEKLAVELHARVEAAGVHIIESRFTHLAYAPEIASAMLQRQQAGAVVAARRLIVDGAVGMVEAALTRLTEQDIVELDSERKAAMVSNLLVVLCGDRAAQPVVNTGTLYQ
- a CDS encoding carboxymuconolactone decarboxylase family protein, with amino-acid sequence MSLDALKAALPEYARDLRRNLDAVTEQDGLSEQRLWGTLLACAIAARSARVLREVAPEAGARLSADAFTAAKSAAALMAVSNVFHRTRHLLSDPAYGELRTGLRMTARAHPDVPKADVEFWSFAVSAVNACGLCLDAHERVLSGLGVERATVQEAIKIAAVIEAVGTTLDAEAVMNGSGGA
- a CDS encoding AI-2E family transporter; the encoded protein is MSKLPGWLGRVGAELTQLGERLGERRAEATADDAPVGGAVRDSVPAPPDYAPTVAAKPEPTAAIPWGMRVAAEAAWRLLVLAAMIWVLMKIISAVELVVLAFVGALLVTALLQPTVARLRSWGLPRGLATALTAVAGFVVMGLIGWFVVWQVVENIDVLSARVTDGIDELKRWLLNGPFHVTEQQINDLAKSLSDAVGTNTEEITSAGIQGVTVVVELLTGVLLAVFSTLFLLYDGRRIWEWSLKLAPAAARPGLAGAGPRAWRTLTAYVRGTLIVALIDAVFIGLGIYFLDVPLAVPLAVFIFLGAFIPLVGAVISGALAVVVALVTEGVFTALMVLVVVLAVQQIEGHILQPFILGRAVRVHPLAVVLAVATGGLVAGIGGAVVAVPLVAVTNTVVGYLRAYSQDLTRRDGPVPHGTTAPVPAPAPAAPIPAPSPPAAPPAPPVPPAPEAPDVSDAGQDTSGSGIPPAEPRSGKE
- a CDS encoding transglycosylase SLT domain-containing protein, whose amino-acid sequence is MSRISVRGFAVASATAVTTVGAVVGVASGTPQTSDDNFEAIAADTTLLADIPAGQHAQVQTASLTQQADVQASAADAAAKKSAEESARIQAAKDAKAKKEAAEDKAEKERDAKLAEERASRSETRESASFAVQSSYSVADVQAMARQMVPADQFQCFSNIVNHESTWNYQAENPSSGAYGLMQALPASKMSSAGSDWRTNPATQIKWGLSYMDNRYQSPCGAWEFWQANNWY
- a CDS encoding PhoH family protein; this translates as MVTSTKRRMPDRRTYVLDTSVLLADPNAMLRFDEHEVVLPIVVITELEAKRHHPELGYFARQALRLLDDFRVRYGRLDAPIPLGDLGGSLRVELNHSDPGVLPAGFRLGDNDSRILAVARNLQAEGYDVTVVSKDLPLRIKASSVGLLAEEYRAELAITDSGWTGMSEMALSAEQVDLLFSEETLYVPELSDLPVHTGLVLQSDRGKALGRITPEGNVRLVRGDREAFGIHGRSAEQRIALDLLLDPEIGIISMGGRAGTGKSALALCAGLEAVLERRQHKKVMVFRPLYAVGGQELGYLPGTEAEKMSPWAQAVFDTLSAVAGREVIEEVLGRGMLEVLPLTHIRGRSLHDAFVIVDEAQSLERNVLLTVLSRIGANSRVVLTHDVAQRDNLRVGRYDGVVAVVEKLKGHPLFAHVTLNRSERSPIAALVTEMLEEG
- a CDS encoding isoprenyl transferase translates to MNLRDLVYRLYARRVERRLDHTQVLPKHIGVVLDGNRRWAKASGGTTEQGHKAGASKIQELLGWCDETDVEVVTLWLLSTDNFERPDEELIPLLGIIENAVRDLAADGRWRVHHVGTMDLLPDRTQTVLKEAEQATDGNTGILVNVAVGYGGRQEIADAVRSMLLDHASKGTSFEELAEIVDTDLIASHLYTRGQPDPDLVIRTSGETRLSGFMLWQSAHSEYYFCEVFWPAFRKVDFLRALRDYAARHRRYGA
- the mgrA gene encoding L-glyceraldehyde 3-phosphate reductase; amino-acid sequence: MTQFPSYPAAGDRYDSMEYRRSGRSGLKLPALSLGLWHNFGDDRSLDTQRAILRRAFDLGVTHFDLANNYGPPPGSAELNFGKLFAQDFAPYRDELIVSTKAGYEMHPGPYGEWGSRKYLLSSLDASLTRMGLDHVDIFYSHRFDPDTPLEETMGALASAVRQGKALYVGVSSYNAEQTAEAARLLREMGVPALIHQPSYSMINRWIEDDGLLDALESAGMGCISFVPLAQGLLTNKYLHGIPEGSRATQGKSLDPDLLSDEVVRRLNGLNEIAGRRGQSLAQLAISWVLRDKRMTSALIGASSVKQLDENVAALSGAPLSAEELTEIDTFAVDTEGTNIWAGRG